The Polyodon spathula isolate WHYD16114869_AA chromosome 3, ASM1765450v1, whole genome shotgun sequence genome has a segment encoding these proteins:
- the LOC121313204 gene encoding RNA-binding protein 12B-like, which produces MAVVIRLQGLQITAGSEDIRSFFTGLTIPDGGVHIIGGELEEAFIIFATDEDARRAMTRSGGCIKGSPVRLLLSSKSDMQNTLEASRRKPGCANGEITDERPGFKRPKTRNLPTTFAKDLVAEIRRMKPSKLTSGLQGSGYVNIDPDDSLLASKLSCDGYYLYLRGMPFSATEDDVTMFFKGLEVEEIILLKNRRGQPSGNGLVKFATQQDALGGLERDRAYIGTRFVEVNATTEKEWIAAGGYIRPSEEVLYDHPREMSPVYVKRYSKERLRSRSPIREQPDCFAPSVEEHYVLLENLSHSNDKRDIKKFFQHAVLDDDQILWFHDKYGGKTREAFVLFKKLRDYCNALDRKKGKLGDRTIYVSPISKKKMVEMISAEKQKLDMYDERSVQLQEKNQQIKKQHSSSEDYPSPRTCIYVRNLPFDVQKEELRIFFAGFWLAEDCIHLLYDEKGVGLGEALVKFKSENWAINAERLNRRQFLGHEVLLRRITREQMQEFGVADDLVKEDQRENSPPKYIGSNEESFFQHGGEVSAPALSVPSDTIPPPMQDFTFGPNTGNSGLYQAVDNTGGFWDGGQGTNLNANGSSGFGECGGPTCVKLMNLPFQINLNEIYDFCYGYRVIPGSISLQFNKKGFPKGTATVVFETNEEAQSAVKELNSRPIGTRKIRLDFL; this is translated from the coding sequence ATGGCTGTGGTCATCCGTTTACAGGGCCTTCAAATCACTGCAGGGTCTGAGGATATACGCAGTTTCTTCACCGGACTGACAATACCCGATGGTGGGGTACATATAATTGGTGGGGAGCTTGAAGAAGCTTTCATTATTTTTGCCACTGATGAAGATGCAAGGCGTGCTATGACACGATCAGGAGGATGCATTAAAGGCTCTCCAGTACGTCTATTGCTCAGCAGCAAGTCTGACATGCAAAATACTCTTGAGGCAAGCCGAAGAAAACCTGGATGTGCTAATGGGGAGATTACAGACGAAAGACCAGGTTTCAAAAGGCCTAAAACAAGGAACCTGCCTACGACCTTTGCAAAGGATCTCGTTGCAGAAATTAGAAGAATGAAACCTTCAAAATTGACTTCTGGCTTGCAGGGTTCTGGATATGTGAATATTGACCCTGATGATAGTCTTTTAGCCAGTAAGTTGAGTTGTGATGGCTATTATTTGTATTTGCGTGGCATGCCATTTTCTGCCACAGAAGATGATGTTACTATGTTTTTCAAAGGATTGGAAGTAGAGGAAATCATCTTGCTGAAAAACAGACGAGGTCAACCTAGCGGAAATGGCCTGGTTAAGTTTGCAACTCAGCAGGATGCACTTGGGGGACTTGAACGCGACCGTGCATATATCGGAACTAGATTTGTTGAAGTGAATGCCACTACAGAAAAGGAATGGATTGCTGCAGGAGGTTACATAAGGCCAAGTGAAGAGGTTCTCTACGATCACCCCAGAGAGATGTCACCAGTGTACGTGAAACGCTATTCTAAGGAACGTTTAAGGTCAAGGTCACCAATAAGAGAACAGCCCGATTGTTTTGCACCTAGTGTGGAGGAGCATTACGTCCTGCTGGAAAACCTATCTCATTCTAATGACAAGAGGGATATAAAAAAGTTCTTCCAACATGCAGTCTTGGATGATGATCAGATTTTGTGGTTTCATGACAAGTATGGAGGCAAGACCAGAgaggcttttgttttatttaagaagtTAAGAGACTATTGCAATGCATTAGACCGCAAAAAGGGTAAGCTTGGGGACCGCACAATATATGTATCTCCCATTTCAAAGAagaaaatggtggaaatgatTTCTGCTGAGAAGCAGAAGCTAGACATGTACGATGAAAGATCTGTTCAATTGCAGGAAAAAAACCAGCAGATAAAAAAGCAGCATTCATCAAGTGAAGACTATCCATCCCCAAGAACATGCATCTATGTACGAAACCTTCCATTTGATGTCCAAAAGGAGGAGTTGAGGATTTTCTTTGCTGGATTTTGGCTAGCTGAGGATTGCATTCACTTGCTTTATGATGAAAAAGGTGTTGGGCTTGGGGAGGCTTTGGTGAAGTTCAAATCTGAGAATTGGGCAATAAACGCAGAGCGTTTGAATAGGAGACAGTTTCTAGGGCACGAGGTGTTGCTGAGGCGTATTACAAGGGAACAAATGCAAGAATTTGGTGTTGCGGACGATTTGGTAAAGGAAGATCAGAGAGAGAATAGTCCTCCAAAGTACATTGGAAGTAATGAGGAGTCCTTTTTCCAACATGGAGGAGAAGTTTCAGCACCTGCATTAAGTGTTCCCTCGGACACAATTCCACCTCCCATGCAGGACTTCACATTTGGCCCTAACACTGGTAACAGTGGATTGTATCAAGCTGTGGATAATACTGGTGGTTTTTGGGATGGAGGGCAAGGAACTAATCTTAATGCAAATGGATCAAGTGGCTTTGGAGAGTGCGGTGGTCCCACTTGTGTCAAACTGATGAACTTGCCTTTCCAAATAAATCTGAACGAAATCTATGACTTCTGTTATGGCTACCGTGTAATTCCAGGCTCTATATCATTGCAGTTCAACAAGAAGGGTTTTCCAAAAGGTACTGCAACAGTTGTCTTTGAGACAAATGAGGAAGCACAATCTGCTGTGAAGGAATTGAATAGCAGACCAATTGGTACTCGAAAAATCCGTTTGGATTTCCTTTAG